One segment of Apus apus isolate bApuApu2 chromosome 1, bApuApu2.pri.cur, whole genome shotgun sequence DNA contains the following:
- the ADAMTS1 gene encoding A disintegrin and metalloproteinase with thrombospondin motifs 1 gives MRTAGCLPVPVPVLVLVPVLAAVLGLCSAERPAERQAMVLPRRLGAAGGRERFRLEAFGERLTLELEPDSSFLAPDFTLQYLGGPPPPLEDDLSRCFYSGTVNRDPSSTAALSLCAGMRGAFSLRGRQYLIQPALGTKHRRGPHLLRLRGTRQAAPAARCAVAETGAEAAGPESAGHAETRSRRKKRFVSSPRYVETMLVADQSMAEFHGSGLKHYLLTLLSVAAKLYKHPSIRNSISLVVVKIMVIYEERKGPDISSNAALTLRNFCSWQRQHNPPSDRHAEHYDTAILFTRQDLCGAKTCDTLGMADVGTVCDLNRSCSIIEDDGLQAAFTTAHELGHVFNMPHDDAKQCAGINGISRDFHMMASMLSNLDRSQPWSPCSAYMITTFLDNGHGECLLDKPHKPIQLPSDLPGTLYDANRQCQFTFGDESKHCPDAASTCTTLWCTGTSGGLLVCQTKHFPWADGTSCGEGKWCMNGKCVNKTEKKHYDTPVHGSWGSWGAWGECSRTCGGGVQYSFRECDNPVPRNGGKYCEGKRVQYRSCNIEDCPDNDGKTFREEQCEKHNEFSKSPFGSGPAVEWTPKFAGVSPKDRCKLVCRAKGTGYFFVLQPKVVDGTPCSPDSTSVCVQGQCVKAGCDRMIGSNKKFDKCGICGGNGSTCKKVSGTLVRAKPGYHDVVTIPAGATNIEVKQRNHRGARHDGSFLAIKAADGTYVLNGDYTLSTLEQDITYKGSVLRYSGSSAALERIRSFSPLKEPLTIQVLTVGDLPQPKIKFTYFVKKPVQPGSEKVPSRKKESFNAIREIISSEWVIEEWGECSKSCGSGWQRRAVECRDPQGRPAADCAQELKPSDIRPCADMPCPQWQLGDWSPCSKTCGKGFKKRLLKCISYDGSVLPQESCESSKKPKHLIDFCNVTDCS, from the exons ATGAGGACCGCGGGGTGCttgccggtgccggtgccggtgctggtgctggtgccgGTGCTGGCGgcggtgctggggctgtgcagcgCCGAGCGCCCCGCCGAGCGGCAGGCGATGGTGCTGCCGCGGCGCCTGGGCGCTGCCGGCGGCCGGGAGCGCTTCCGCCTGGAGGCCTTCGGGGAGCGGCTGACGCTGGAGCTGGAGCCCGACAGCAGCTTCCTGGCCCCGGACTTCACCCTGCAGTACCTGGgcgggccgccgccgccgctggaGGACGACCTCTCCCGGTGCTTCTACTCCGGCACCGTCAACAGGGATCCCAGCTCCACCGCCGCGCTCAGCCTCTGCGCGGGGATGCGCGGCGCCTTCTCCTTGCGGGGCCGCCAGTACCTCATCCAGCCGGCCCTCGGCACCAAGCACCGCCGCGGCCCCCACCTCCTCCGCCTCCGCGGGACCCGTCAGGCCGCCCCCGCTGCCCGCTGCGCCGTGGCCGAGACAGGGGCGGAGGCAGCGGGGCCGGAGTCCGCCGGGCACGCAG aaacgagaagcagaaggaagaagaggttCGTGTCCAGCCCCCGCTACGTGGAGACCATGCTGGTAGCGGACCAGTCCATGGCTGAGTTCCATGGCAGCGGGCTGAAGCACTATCTCCTGACACTGCTGTCTGTGGCAGCCAAGCTGTACAAGCACCCCAGCATCCGCAACTCCATCAGCCTCGTGGTGGTGAAAATCATGGTAATTTATGAGGAGCGGAAGGGGCCTGATATCTCTTCCAATGCGGCCCTGACTTTGAGAAActtctgcagctggcagagacaGCACAACCCGCCCAGTGACCGGCACGCGGAGCACTACGACACAGCAATCCTCTTCACCAGGCAG gacctTTGTGGTGCCAAGACATGTGATACTCTTGGGATGGCTGATGTGGGAACAGTTTGTGATCTGAACCGCAGTTGCTCTATCATAGAAGATGATGGTTTACAGGCTGCCTTTACAACAGCCCACGAACTAG gcCACGTGTTTAACATGCCTCACGATGATGCAAAGCAGTGTGCTGGTATTAATGGAATAAGCCGGGATTTCCACATGATGGCATCAATGCTTTCCAACCTGGATCGCAGCCAGCCTTGGTCTCCATGTAGTGCCTACATGATTACAACATTTTTGGATAACGGTCATG gtGAGTGTTTGTTGGACAAGCCCCACAAACCAATCCAGCTTCCTTCTGACTTGCCTGGCACGTTGTATGATGCTAACAGACAGTGCCAGTTTACGTTTGGAGACGAGTCCAAACACTGCCCCGATGCAGCCAGTACGTGTACGACGCTGTGGTGTACTGGCACTTCTGGAGGACTGCTTGTCTGCCAAACCAAACACTTCCCTTGGGCAGACGGCACCAGTTGCGGGGAAGGGAAGTGGTGCATGAATGGCAAGTGTGTGAATAAAACTGAGAAGAAGCATTATGAt ACACCAGTGCATGGGAGCTGGGGTTCCTGGGGGGCGTGGGGAGAGTGCTCCCGAACCTGTGGTGGTGGAGTGCAGTACTCCTTCAGGGAGTGTGACAATCCTGTCCCCAGGAACGGGGGGAAATACTGTGAAGGGAAGCGGGTGCAATACAGATCATGTAACATCGAGGATTGTCCAGACAATGATG GCAAAACCTTTAGGGAGGAACAGTGTGAAAAGCACAATGAGTTTTCCAAGTCTCCATTTGGAAGTGGTCCTGCAGTGGAGTGGACACCCAAGTTTGCTGGTGTCTCTCCAAAAGATAGATGCAAGCTGGTCTGCAGAGCCAAAGGAACAGGATACTTCTTTGTTTTACAGCCAAAG GTTGTGGATGGTACCCCATGTAGCCCCGATTCCACCTCTGTCTGTGTCCAAGGACAGTGTGTAAAGGCTGGTTGTGACCGTATGATAGGATCCAATAAGAAGTTTGACAAATGCGGTATATGCGGTGGCAATGGATCCACTTGCAAGAAAGTGTCTGGCACGCTGGTTAGAGCAAA ACCTGGCTACCACGACGTTGTCACCATCCCAGCCGGGGCGACGAACATTGAGGTGAAGCAGCGAAACCACAGGGGTGCAAGACACGACGGCAGCTTCCTCGCCATCAAAGCTGCAGATGGCACCTATGTTCTCAATGGCGATTACACGCTGTCAACGCTGGAGCAGGACATCACCTACAAGGGCAGTGTGCTGAGGTACAGTGGCTCCTCTGCCGCCCTTGAGAGGATCCGCAGTTTCAGCCCTCTGAAGGAGCCTCTGACCATCCAGGTCCTTACGGTGGGTGACCTACCACAGCCCAAGATCAAGTTCACCTATTTTGTGAAGAAGCCTGTGCAGCCTGGGTCGGAGAAGGTACCCAGTAGAAAGAAAGAGTCCTTCAACGCCATCAGGGAGATCATCTCCTCCGAGTGGGTCATTGAGGAGTGGGGCGAGTGCTCCAAGTCATGCGGCTCGGGCTGGCAGCGGCGGGCGGTGGAGTGCCGGGACCCCCAGGGGCGGCCGGCTGCCGACTGCGCCCAGGAGCTGAAGCCCAGCGACATCCGTCCCTGCGCCGACATGCCCTGCCCACAGTGGCAGCTGGGGGACTGGTCACCCTGCTCTAAGACGTGCGGGAAAGGTTTCAAGAAGAGATTGTTGAAATGTATTTCTTACGATGGCAGCGTGCTGCCTCAAGAAAGCTGTGAGTCTTCCAAGAAACCAAAACACCTAATAGACTTCTGCAACGTTACAGACTGCAGTTAA